Below is a genomic region from Leptolyngbyaceae cyanobacterium.
CCCAAGCTACGTAACCTATACCACCACCTAAAAAAATGCGCGTACCAATGCCGATGATGTCTAAATCCGGGTCGTTGAATAGGGGAGAAATCGCACCGGGATTGGAATAAACGGCGTTGGCGAGTCGGGGTTGTAGTGGGCCGAGATAGGTAAACAGAGGGCGATCGCCTCCATTCACTCCGACGATAAAATTCTGATATAAATTGCGAGGATTATAGAGATAAAATTGGTTGATCGTGTCGCGAGTAATCGTTGTTTCAAATGATGGGCGGGGATAACAATCCGTGACTTGTCCAACCGCACGCATTTGCACTGGTTTTCCGGCGATCAAATCTTCAATGACATGACCGCCACCGCGCTCTCTAGATTCTAGATCGTCGGTGGAATCTCCGGAACTGGGATAATCAACTCCTTGAGTAGCTCCCAAATACAAATCTACTGCCCCGAAACCAGAGTAAGCTAATACGCCATCTAACCAACAAGAGCGAATTTTAATGGGCGGATCTGTGTGTCCTAAGTTAATAATTGCACCAGAAGATTCCATTGGCTCAAAAGTGCCAGTGGTAATTACGTCTACTTGTTTAGCGGCTTGAGTAATTCCGAGA
It encodes:
- a CDS encoding homocysteine biosynthesis protein produces the protein MRTVAEINDKIIQKKAVVWTVEELKIHVADLGITQAAKQVDVITTGTFEPMESSGAIINLGHTDPPIKIRSCWLDGVLAYSGFGAVDLYLGATQGVDYPSSGDSTDDLESRERGGGHVIEDLIAGKPVQMRAVGQVTDCYPRPSFETTITRDTINQFYLYNPRNLYQNFIVGVNGGDRPLFTYLGPLQPRLANAVYSNPGAISPLFNDPDLDIIGIGTRIFLGGGIGYVAWEGTQHFPLQKRRPNQTPIGPAATLALIGDAKQMNPRWVRGCYFKNYGPSLMLGAGIPIPVLSEEVVAKCAVQDKDLVAPVVDFSIPRRVRPTFGLVSYAQLKSGRISIEGKTVRVAPLASIYLSRQVALELKQWIEQGTFTLTERVSHIPMDRTFLPQDRWGATIALE